From Halotia branconii CENA392, the proteins below share one genomic window:
- a CDS encoding oligosaccharide flippase family protein: protein MTSLKKLAIRGAVWTIAGYGSSQVLRFGSNLILTRLLVPEFFGLMAVANTLRVGIELFSDIGIAQSIVNNKRGDEPVFLDTAWTLAIIRGLTLWLFCSLLAWPMANFYNDNRLLWLIPIVGLSSVFDGFSSTSIHTLHRRINLGRYTIFELIVQVLTLTTLLVLAYLNPSIISLAIGVVAGAIYRMLGSYLLIPKYSNRFAWEKDALKEIISFGKWIFLATGLTFLNEQADRLILAKLLSFKLLGVYTIAYTLAGIPREIIKTVSHRVIFPAISNQIDLPRSSLRTKILRQRRLMLIGFAVSLAALVTVGDLVIGVLYDNRYADATWMMPILSCGIWFSVLFYTISPALLAIGKPLYTAQSNLAGFVVIGLGLPLVFFYFGTVGAIILIAVSDLPLYLVNLYGLWREKLSCLTQDIQVTAFFIGILTVFLAMRNYLGFGLPIRALF, encoded by the coding sequence ATGACATCTTTAAAAAAACTAGCTATCCGTGGAGCAGTCTGGACAATAGCAGGTTATGGGAGTAGTCAAGTCCTGCGGTTTGGTAGCAACTTAATTCTAACTCGCCTATTAGTACCAGAATTTTTTGGTCTAATGGCTGTAGCCAACACCTTAAGAGTTGGTATCGAATTATTCTCAGATATTGGTATTGCTCAAAGTATTGTTAACAATAAACGTGGTGATGAGCCAGTTTTTTTAGATACCGCTTGGACATTAGCCATAATTCGTGGTTTAACACTTTGGCTCTTTTGCTCACTGTTAGCTTGGCCAATGGCAAATTTCTACAATGATAATCGGCTGCTGTGGTTAATTCCGATTGTAGGGTTATCCTCGGTGTTTGACGGGTTTAGTTCCACTAGCATACATACTCTACATCGGCGGATTAATTTAGGTAGATATACTATATTTGAACTTATAGTACAAGTATTAACGCTGACTACTTTACTTGTTTTAGCCTACTTAAATCCCAGTATTATATCCCTAGCTATTGGAGTAGTAGCAGGAGCAATATATAGAATGTTAGGCAGTTATTTGTTAATACCTAAATATTCCAATCGCTTTGCTTGGGAAAAAGATGCACTTAAAGAAATCATATCTTTCGGTAAATGGATATTTCTAGCCACAGGATTAACATTTTTAAATGAACAAGCCGATCGCTTAATTCTGGCTAAACTACTTTCATTTAAGTTGTTAGGAGTTTATACAATAGCTTATACTCTTGCAGGTATACCTCGCGAAATTATTAAAACTGTTAGTCACAGAGTTATTTTTCCGGCAATCTCCAATCAAATTGATTTACCAAGGTCAAGTTTGCGGACGAAGATTCTCCGCCAACGTCGGCTGATGTTAATTGGGTTTGCAGTATCATTAGCAGCTTTAGTGACTGTTGGCGATTTAGTCATAGGCGTACTTTATGACAACAGGTATGCAGATGCAACTTGGATGATGCCAATTTTGTCCTGTGGTATTTGGTTTTCCGTGTTATTTTACACTATTAGTCCGGCTCTATTGGCAATTGGTAAGCCCTTGTATACTGCCCAAAGTAATTTAGCTGGGTTTGTGGTCATTGGTTTAGGATTACCTCTAGTATTTTTTTATTTTGGTACAGTCGGAGCAATAATCTTGATTGCAGTGAGTGATTTGCCTTTATATTTAGTTAACCTCTATGGGCTTTGGCGAGAAAAACTCTCTTGTTTAACTCAAGACATTCAGGTTACTGCTTTTTTTATCGGCATTTTGACTGTATTCCTAGCTATGAGAAATTATCTAGGGTTTGGGCTGCCAATTCGGGCGCTATTTTAA
- a CDS encoding serine O-acetyltransferase — translation MSTPLELRVDIEETQPTTLSLWQQIKEDWIAHGRDWTKPGLRAVVVQRFGVWRMKVQPKLLRAPLSILYRMLFRKVRNTYGIELPYTVQLGRRVIIEHQGAIVIHGYCVIGDDSIIRQGVTLGNRYLDRPLDAPKLGKAVNVGAGAKIFGDITIGDHANIGANAVVLCNVPPGATAVGIPAKIVNYSQSNHQLETNELSQL, via the coding sequence ATGAGTACACCATTAGAGTTGAGAGTAGATATTGAGGAAACACAACCGACTACTCTCAGTCTTTGGCAACAAATCAAAGAAGACTGGATTGCTCATGGACGAGATTGGACTAAACCAGGACTTAGAGCAGTAGTGGTTCAGCGTTTTGGAGTCTGGAGGATGAAGGTTCAACCTAAGCTTCTGCGCGCACCTCTCAGTATTCTTTATCGAATGTTATTTCGTAAAGTTCGCAACACTTATGGAATTGAATTACCTTATACTGTGCAACTTGGTCGCCGAGTGATTATTGAACATCAAGGGGCGATTGTAATTCATGGGTACTGTGTAATTGGCGATGATAGCATTATCCGCCAAGGTGTGACTTTAGGAAATCGCTATTTAGATCGGCCGTTAGATGCACCAAAATTAGGTAAAGCTGTCAATGTTGGTGCAGGTGCAAAAATATTTGGCGATATTACTATTGGAGATCATGCAAATATTGGTGCTAACGCTGTAGTTCTCTGTAATGTTCCACCAGGAGCAACAGCAGTTGGCATTCCTGCAAAAATCGTCAATTATTCCCAATCTAATCACCAACTAGAAACTAACGAACTTAGTCAGTTATAG
- a CDS encoding acyltransferase family protein — translation MTQEEFLKTVASNTSMQRRLYWVDYAKGIGIFLVVVGHVLRGLLNSSILQPTTLLNFVDSWIYAFHMPLFFFISGLFVQRSLSKPLNSFMLDKVYTIAYPYFIWSVIQGIFQTVGSRYTNKPSSFTDILKIGYEPIMQFWFLYTLFAIFLVYGIFNKLKLSPVFFLVFSILIYGLHVLDVSFGPWGVLYLFRRHAIYFALGAVIGSNVLTSLIERTKLYILLLIILGGYLLVGLAVQLQFAENLIAIPLLAILGIGSSISLAVVLEKFNLVSSIKNWGIFSLEIFVAHTIAASILRIGIQKIFGITDPVIHFILGTTIGIYAPIALIMICSKLEFPYMFTLKKLKRRSIAT, via the coding sequence ATGACTCAAGAAGAATTTTTAAAGACAGTTGCTTCAAATACCTCAATGCAGAGACGATTGTATTGGGTTGATTATGCTAAAGGCATCGGCATTTTTCTGGTTGTGGTTGGGCATGTTCTTCGAGGACTGTTAAACAGTTCCATATTGCAACCAACTACATTGCTGAACTTTGTTGATAGTTGGATTTATGCCTTTCACATGCCTTTGTTCTTTTTTATCTCTGGTTTATTTGTACAGCGATCGCTATCTAAACCTTTAAACAGTTTTATGCTGGATAAGGTGTATACAATTGCCTATCCTTATTTTATCTGGTCTGTAATACAAGGCATATTTCAAACTGTAGGATCGCGTTACACTAATAAACCATCTTCATTTACCGATATTTTGAAGATTGGTTATGAGCCGATCATGCAGTTTTGGTTTTTGTACACTTTATTTGCTATTTTCTTAGTCTATGGAATATTCAATAAACTGAAACTATCTCCAGTCTTCTTCTTAGTTTTTTCTATTTTAATCTATGGTTTACATGTCTTAGATGTCAGTTTCGGCCCTTGGGGCGTGTTGTATTTATTCCGTCGCCATGCGATTTATTTTGCTCTAGGAGCAGTTATAGGTAGCAATGTCTTGACATCATTGATTGAGCGAACCAAGCTTTATATTTTGCTCTTGATTATCTTGGGGGGATACCTTCTAGTTGGTTTAGCAGTTCAACTACAATTTGCAGAAAATTTAATTGCAATTCCTCTGTTGGCAATATTGGGGATTGGATCTTCAATCAGTTTGGCAGTTGTGCTGGAAAAGTTCAATCTTGTATCATCTATAAAAAACTGGGGAATATTTTCTCTAGAAATTTTTGTTGCTCACACTATTGCCGCATCTATTTTACGCATTGGGATTCAAAAAATATTTGGGATTACAGATCCGGTTATCCATTTTATTTTAGGAACGACGATTGGTATTTATGCCCCTATTGCTCTGATTATGATTTGCTCAAAACTAGAATTTCCATATATGTTTACACTCAAAAAGTTGAAGAGAAGAAGCATTGCTACATAA
- a CDS encoding beta-1,6-N-acetylglucosaminyltransferase: MKIAYIILAHKNPEQLVRLIFRLKNDNTSFFIHIDKRTSDKIYKHLVKQLQNISNVYFLKRHSCYWGDFNIVKATIEGIRQLIKTNIDFDYTILLSGQDYLIKTNSQIKEFLEKSQGKQFIESFSLNSENRWTNQDGCYQALNRVQYWHFRLRGKHFYLTLKRKFLPHLQPYGGSQWWCLSKDCIHYIDNYIISNPNFVNYFKYVFIPDENFFQTIVSNSQFKNDIVNDDLKYADWENANPTPPAILDKSYLDKLINSPKLFARKFDITRDQDVLDLIDQKILGVSAK, encoded by the coding sequence ATGAAGATTGCTTATATAATTTTGGCACACAAAAACCCCGAACAGTTAGTACGTTTGATTTTTCGCCTCAAAAATGATAATACATCTTTTTTTATTCATATTGATAAAAGAACAAGTGACAAGATATACAAACATCTAGTAAAGCAACTTCAGAACATCTCAAATGTTTATTTTTTAAAAAGACATAGTTGTTATTGGGGAGACTTTAATATTGTCAAGGCAACTATAGAAGGTATTAGACAATTAATTAAAACAAACATAGATTTTGATTATACAATTCTCCTATCAGGCCAAGATTATTTAATTAAGACTAACAGTCAAATAAAAGAGTTTTTAGAAAAATCACAAGGCAAGCAGTTCATAGAATCTTTTTCCTTAAATTCTGAGAATAGATGGACTAATCAAGATGGATGCTATCAAGCTTTAAATAGAGTACAATATTGGCATTTTCGTCTTCGTGGTAAACATTTTTATCTCACTCTTAAGCGTAAGTTTTTACCGCATCTTCAACCATACGGTGGCTCTCAATGGTGGTGTCTTTCAAAAGATTGTATACATTACATTGACAATTACATTATTAGCAATCCCAATTTTGTTAACTACTTTAAATATGTATTTATTCCTGATGAAAACTTCTTTCAGACCATTGTCTCCAATTCTCAGTTCAAAAATGATATTGTTAATGACGATCTCAAGTATGCTGACTGGGAAAACGCGAATCCTACACCTCCGGCAATTCTAGATAAAAGTTATTTAGATAAGCTGATAAATTCTCCTAAATTATTTGCTAGGAAATTTGATATCACTAGAGATCAAGATGTATTAGATTTAATTGACCAAAAAATATTAGGAGTATCTGCTAAATGA
- a CDS encoding WecB/TagA/CpsF family glycosyltransferase gives MRQAKVLNISINNITMAELLENLRYGGVVFTPNVNHVMQLQKNQDFYHVYKEADYIVCDSKILMYAADFLNIRIKEKISGSDLFPAFYKHYKHDENVKIFLLGGEPELVKTAQRKINAKAGRDIVVAAHSPSFGFEKNEEECQNIVDMINSSGATVLAIGVGAPKQEMWIAKYRGQLKKIKTFLAIGATINFEAGNFQRSPKWMSEVGIEWLHRLLSEPQRLWKRYLFDAIPFLLLILQQKLQLYKNPWSIAKQHQYSKGEYRTFSQAGNKRDNIKEEVLQEHI, from the coding sequence ATGAGACAAGCTAAGGTGCTAAATATATCCATCAATAACATTACAATGGCTGAGTTGTTAGAAAATTTACGGTATGGCGGTGTTGTATTTACACCTAATGTTAATCACGTTATGCAATTGCAGAAAAATCAAGATTTCTATCATGTCTACAAAGAAGCAGACTATATAGTTTGTGATAGCAAAATCTTGATGTATGCAGCTGATTTTTTGAATATACGAATTAAAGAGAAAATTTCGGGGTCTGATTTATTCCCGGCTTTTTATAAACATTACAAACATGATGAAAACGTCAAGATATTTTTGCTAGGGGGTGAACCAGAATTAGTGAAGACTGCACAACGAAAAATTAACGCCAAGGCTGGTCGGGACATAGTTGTTGCAGCTCACTCACCTTCTTTTGGATTTGAGAAGAACGAAGAAGAATGTCAAAATATTGTCGATATGATTAATTCTTCAGGAGCTACAGTTTTAGCAATTGGTGTAGGCGCTCCTAAACAAGAGATGTGGATCGCTAAATATAGAGGCCAACTCAAGAAAATCAAAACGTTCTTGGCGATTGGCGCAACTATTAATTTTGAGGCGGGAAATTTCCAGCGATCGCCTAAATGGATGAGTGAAGTTGGAATAGAATGGTTACATAGGCTACTAAGTGAACCTCAGAGGCTTTGGAAGAGATATCTTTTTGATGCCATTCCCTTTTTATTGTTAATATTGCAACAAAAATTGCAACTTTATAAAAATCCTTGGTCAATAGCTAAACAGCATCAATACAGTAAAGGGGAGTACAGGACATTTTCCCAAGCTGGAAATAAAAGGGACAATATTAAAGAAGAAGTTCTACAAGAACACATCTAG
- a CDS encoding glycosyltransferase family 2 protein, which translates to MTINSYLVLGIDAVLIVSALGLLVLSIVLFVECIAALFAVPSQVSQDDWQNTKVTVLVPAHNEEVVIRSTLLEIKSQLQKQHRLVVIADNCHDATAEIAGAVGATVIERHDLSLIGKGYALDCGLRFLESEPPDIVIFIDADCKVEQGAIEQLIQYAIATKRPVQATYLMSKPSSSNPKASVSAFAFKVKNLVRPLGLAQLKMPCLLTGTGMAFPWSVISTVDLANGYIVEDMKLGLDLTIAGHIPVFCPQANVTALLPQQAQATKSQRTRWEHGHLKSLLSYVPVLLKASIKQKRLDLLISALDMCVPPLSLLVFLWLLLTAVSWVFGVFTALWIPVTFLATAGLFLLIAILGAWVKFGRTDLPLQELLTVPFYVIWKIPIYLKFLVQPQNKWIRTERDSVNISKP; encoded by the coding sequence ATGACTATTAATTCATACTTGGTTTTAGGCATTGATGCTGTTCTGATAGTAAGCGCATTAGGTTTACTAGTTCTAAGTATAGTTCTATTTGTAGAATGTATTGCGGCCTTGTTTGCGGTTCCTTCTCAAGTTAGTCAAGACGATTGGCAAAATACAAAAGTTACAGTATTAGTCCCGGCACATAACGAAGAAGTTGTAATTCGTTCAACGCTTTTAGAGATCAAATCACAGTTACAAAAACAGCATCGTTTAGTTGTAATTGCTGATAATTGTCATGATGCAACAGCAGAAATTGCTGGCGCAGTTGGTGCTACAGTGATCGAGCGTCATGATCTTTCGCTTATAGGTAAAGGATACGCTTTAGATTGTGGCTTGCGATTTTTAGAATCAGAGCCACCGGATATTGTTATATTTATTGATGCTGACTGCAAAGTTGAACAAGGTGCAATTGAGCAATTAATTCAGTATGCGATCGCCACAAAGCGACCTGTTCAAGCTACCTACTTAATGTCTAAACCTAGTAGTTCTAATCCGAAAGCATCAGTGTCAGCATTTGCCTTTAAGGTAAAAAATTTAGTTCGTCCTCTGGGGTTGGCGCAACTGAAAATGCCCTGCTTGCTCACTGGTACAGGTATGGCTTTTCCTTGGTCTGTGATTAGTACAGTTGATTTAGCCAACGGTTACATAGTTGAAGACATGAAACTCGGCTTAGATTTGACTATAGCCGGACATATACCCGTATTTTGCCCCCAAGCTAATGTGACTGCACTATTACCACAACAAGCGCAGGCCACTAAAAGTCAAAGAACTCGTTGGGAACATGGCCACTTAAAAAGTTTACTTAGTTACGTTCCTGTGCTGTTGAAGGCATCAATAAAGCAAAAAAGGTTAGATTTGTTAATCAGTGCTTTAGATATGTGTGTGCCACCTCTATCTTTGCTTGTTTTTCTTTGGTTATTGCTGACGGCAGTTTCTTGGGTATTTGGAGTCTTCACAGCACTCTGGATACCAGTAACTTTTTTAGCTACAGCAGGTTTATTTCTACTGATTGCAATTCTGGGAGCTTGGGTTAAGTTTGGGCGTACTGATTTACCTTTACAAGAACTCTTGACTGTTCCTTTTTATGTAATTTGGAAAATCCCTATTTATCTGAAGTTTTTGGTACAACCTCAAAATAAATGGATTCGTACAGAACGCGACTCAGTGAATATTTCAAAGCCTTAA
- a CDS encoding GumC family protein, producing the protein METKNYSEEIDVQKYWLVLKRRWLIIAGVFTAFTTLGVVNFLIQPPTYEANGKLLFELNRTSSLTGVGEKIGDLESIGSNPLDTQALLVQSVPVLQEVIDTLKLKDKNGNPLDTESIEIKVETIIGTDGLKVSYVSKDPQIAKEVVNQVMKSAVANNVLNNRSQVMAAGKFLEKQLPQAKKELDQAAEALRQFRSQNQIVDLEEEATGTVKSMLAINDELNNTRAQIANLNTQEQQIRRQLQLSTDQALDVTSLSQVSGVQELLAELQKVQTQLTIRQASFTDEDPKVIDLKSQEAGLRDLLQKRIAESSGSQTRIDPGKLQIGEIKQNLASEYIKLQSERLGLESKLQSIASIKNSYNQRAYALPNLKKIQGELERRLSLAQKNYENFWTKYQEIKVVESQTIGNARILQYAEVGHNPSALKKKVLLLVGGVLGGLLLGVATAFLIDVLDKRVKTSKEAEELFDNTLLGLIPAFKIKNPSQREALSLKQISRRIIVETSPQSVIHESYQMLQANLKFVSLDKKVRTIVVTSSIPGEGKSEVSANLAAVIAQTGRRVLLVDADMRRPSQHHLWGLANTVGLSDVIVGHENLFDAVQEITPNLSVLTTGDLPPNSLSLIDSEPMLTLIDTLFQKYDYVIFDTPPLVGTADAAVLGKMVDGVLVVVRPDVVDSTSVNVAKALLSRSEANILGIVANGVNIKQEAPNYFYYNSSHPEQKIEKVITVPLS; encoded by the coding sequence ATGGAGACTAAAAACTATTCCGAAGAAATAGACGTTCAAAAGTATTGGCTAGTTCTGAAACGCCGCTGGTTAATAATTGCAGGAGTATTTACAGCTTTTACAACATTGGGCGTAGTTAATTTCTTGATTCAACCACCCACATACGAAGCAAATGGTAAGTTGCTATTTGAATTGAACCGAACCTCATCCTTGACCGGAGTTGGAGAAAAAATAGGAGATTTAGAATCAATTGGCTCTAATCCTCTAGATACACAAGCTTTGCTAGTCCAGTCTGTGCCTGTTTTACAAGAGGTAATCGATACCCTCAAGCTCAAAGATAAAAATGGCAATCCCCTTGATACAGAGTCAATTGAAATCAAAGTTGAAACAATCATAGGAACTGATGGACTCAAGGTCTCTTATGTATCTAAAGATCCACAGATTGCTAAAGAAGTAGTTAATCAAGTGATGAAATCTGCTGTTGCTAATAATGTCTTAAATAACCGTTCTCAAGTAATGGCAGCAGGCAAATTTCTAGAGAAACAGTTACCCCAAGCTAAAAAAGAATTAGACCAAGCAGCAGAAGCCTTACGTCAGTTTAGATCTCAAAATCAGATTGTCGATTTGGAAGAAGAGGCGACTGGAACAGTAAAATCTATGCTCGCTATTAATGACGAATTAAATAATACTCGTGCTCAAATAGCAAATTTGAATACGCAAGAACAACAAATACGTCGTCAATTACAATTATCAACAGATCAGGCTTTAGATGTTACCTCGCTTAGTCAAGTATCTGGCGTACAAGAATTGTTAGCTGAACTGCAAAAAGTTCAAACTCAGCTCACAATTCGTCAAGCAAGCTTTACCGATGAAGATCCCAAAGTCATTGATCTGAAAAGTCAAGAAGCTGGGTTGCGAGATTTATTGCAAAAACGTATTGCCGAGTCTTCAGGCTCTCAAACAAGAATTGATCCTGGTAAATTGCAAATAGGTGAAATCAAGCAAAATTTAGCTTCAGAATATATTAAACTCCAATCAGAACGCTTAGGTTTAGAGAGTAAATTACAATCTATAGCTAGCATTAAAAATTCTTATAATCAAAGAGCTTATGCTCTGCCAAATTTAAAGAAAATCCAAGGAGAACTAGAACGAAGATTATCACTAGCGCAGAAAAATTATGAAAACTTTTGGACAAAATATCAAGAGATAAAAGTAGTAGAAAGTCAAACTATTGGAAACGCGCGCATACTGCAATATGCCGAAGTAGGTCACAATCCTTCGGCGCTGAAAAAGAAAGTCCTGCTTTTAGTAGGTGGAGTACTTGGCGGATTACTACTTGGTGTCGCGACTGCCTTTTTGATTGACGTACTTGATAAAAGAGTTAAGACTTCTAAAGAAGCAGAAGAACTTTTCGACAATACTTTGTTGGGGTTAATTCCGGCTTTTAAAATTAAAAATCCATCACAGCGAGAAGCTTTAAGCTTAAAACAAATTTCTCGCCGAATTATTGTGGAAACATCTCCCCAATCAGTAATTCATGAATCATATCAAATGCTTCAGGCAAATCTCAAATTCGTGAGCTTAGATAAAAAAGTTCGGACAATTGTAGTCACAAGTTCTATCCCTGGAGAAGGAAAATCAGAAGTTTCTGCTAATTTAGCAGCAGTAATCGCTCAAACAGGACGAAGAGTACTGTTAGTTGATGCAGATATGCGTCGTCCGTCTCAACATCATCTTTGGGGTTTGGCCAACACTGTAGGTTTAAGTGATGTGATAGTTGGTCATGAGAATCTGTTTGATGCTGTACAAGAAATAACTCCTAATTTATCTGTACTCACGACTGGAGATCTACCACCTAATTCCCTGTCATTGATTGATTCAGAGCCTATGCTCACTCTAATTGATACATTATTCCAGAAGTACGATTACGTCATTTTTGACACTCCTCCCTTAGTTGGAACTGCTGATGCAGCCGTTTTAGGCAAGATGGTAGATGGAGTATTAGTCGTAGTCAGACCTGATGTTGTCGATTCCACGAGTGTTAATGTAGCTAAAGCCTTATTATCGCGTTCTGAAGCCAATATTTTGGGCATTGTTGCTAATGGCGTTAATATCAAGCAAGAAGCACCTAATTACTTTTATTACAACAGTTCACACCCAGAACAAAAGATTGAAAAGGTAATTACTGTGCCATTATCTTAG
- a CDS encoding glycosyltransferase family 4 protein, with protein MKIAYLVNQYPKVSHSFIRREIAAIEDSGLSVSRFSIRSCESELVDPEDKLELQKTQIVLGVGVLGLLFNLLRVAINSPILWLRGLFLALKIGKASNRGVFYHLIYLAEACILLNWLRKSDITHLHAHFGTNSTTVAMLCQAIGGPPYSFTVHGPEEFDQPISLSLTEKINRAAFVVTISDFSRGQLYRWCNHQQWKKIHVVRCGVDNYFLNSPTTAITSEPNLVCVGRLCEQKGQLLLLEAVKQLASEGLQCNLTLVGDGSLRPEIEALIAEYRLEQHIKITGWASGAEVQKYIMNSRAFILASFAEGLPVVIMEALALERPVVSTYIAGIPELVKPGVNGWLVPSGSVTALAEAIHQVLQFSPDKLEQMGKAGHDSVKQMHDVVQEASKLINLFRDGQKSLEVQHRQQLNQ; from the coding sequence ATGAAAATTGCATATCTAGTTAATCAGTATCCCAAGGTCAGCCACAGCTTTATCCGACGTGAAATCGCTGCAATTGAAGATAGCGGTCTATCAGTGTCGCGCTTTTCCATTCGCTCGTGCGAATCTGAATTGGTTGATCCAGAAGACAAACTGGAGTTACAAAAAACTCAAATAGTTTTGGGTGTAGGTGTGTTAGGTCTGCTGTTTAACTTATTAAGAGTGGCTATAAACAGCCCAATTCTCTGGCTGAGAGGTTTATTTTTAGCTCTCAAAATTGGTAAAGCTTCAAATCGAGGTGTTTTTTATCATCTCATCTACCTAGCCGAAGCTTGTATTTTGCTGAATTGGTTGCGTAAATCAGACATTACTCATCTACACGCTCACTTTGGAACCAATTCAACCACTGTCGCAATGTTATGTCAGGCGATAGGTGGGCCTCCCTATAGCTTTACGGTTCATGGCCCAGAGGAATTTGACCAACCCATAAGTTTATCTCTGACAGAAAAGATAAACCGAGCTGCATTTGTTGTCACTATTAGTGACTTCAGTAGAGGTCAGCTTTATCGTTGGTGTAATCATCAACAGTGGAAAAAGATTCATGTGGTTCGCTGTGGTGTAGACAACTATTTTTTAAATAGTCCTACGACAGCAATTACATCAGAGCCAAACTTAGTATGCGTTGGTCGCCTTTGTGAACAAAAAGGACAATTGTTATTACTAGAAGCAGTCAAGCAACTAGCATCTGAAGGTTTGCAGTGTAATTTAACTTTAGTAGGTGATGGTTCTTTGAGACCAGAAATAGAAGCTTTAATTGCAGAATATCGTCTGGAACAGCACATCAAGATTACTGGTTGGGCTAGTGGTGCTGAGGTTCAAAAATATATTATGAACTCTAGGGCTTTTATTCTAGCTAGTTTTGCAGAAGGACTACCTGTAGTAATTATGGAAGCTTTGGCGTTAGAGCGTCCAGTAGTTAGTACCTATATTGCTGGGATTCCTGAACTGGTAAAACCAGGAGTCAATGGCTGGCTTGTACCATCAGGTTCAGTGACAGCTTTAGCAGAAGCCATACATCAAGTACTGCAATTTTCCCCAGATAAACTTGAGCAAATGGGTAAAGCTGGACATGACTCTGTAAAGCAAATGCATGATGTTGTGCAAGAAGCGAGTAAGTTAATCAATCTATTTCGAGATGGTCAGAAATCTTTAGAAGTTCAACACCGACAACAATTAAATCAGTGA
- a CDS encoding glycosyltransferase, which produces MQKEILLVMPVPFRTVEGRLGFDDQTCEGLVCWAENFDRVVMACPVMPEDIAANSDTSMTWQAIADLSCADRLELVPLPYAYKIPDFIKHYQTISQLLNKKIQECQYLCFALSGVVGDWGAIACLEAIKLKRPYAVWADRVEYEVVSRTLFKQESRKQVPLKRLLKELLITLPLLKPYQRYLIRHSQLGLFQGQDCYSAYSPFCKTSYCVYDIHTKKSDQIDAASLDLKIKSLSNEQPLLICYTGRAAQMKGPFDWLRVIHYLCEAGVNFQATWLGDGPLLVDMKSLANELGITDRIHFVGFVDDRSQILSTMRKHHIFLFCHKTPESPRCLVESLVSGCPIVGYSSPYSQGLLSEHQGGALVPMNNWQKLAELIVELNSNRARLSELILKAALSGQPFDEQAVFQHRSDLIKQHLLPELVSSI; this is translated from the coding sequence ATGCAAAAGGAAATTTTATTAGTAATGCCTGTTCCGTTTCGGACAGTAGAAGGGCGTTTAGGATTTGACGATCAAACTTGCGAAGGTTTGGTATGCTGGGCAGAAAATTTTGATCGTGTTGTCATGGCTTGTCCTGTGATGCCAGAAGACATTGCTGCCAACAGTGACACTTCTATGACATGGCAGGCGATCGCTGATTTGTCCTGTGCAGACCGACTAGAATTAGTTCCATTGCCCTACGCTTATAAAATCCCAGACTTTATTAAGCACTATCAAACGATTAGTCAATTATTAAACAAAAAAATTCAAGAATGTCAGTATCTTTGTTTTGCACTTAGCGGAGTTGTGGGAGATTGGGGAGCGATCGCCTGTCTAGAAGCCATCAAGCTTAAACGCCCCTATGCCGTCTGGGCAGATCGTGTTGAATATGAAGTTGTCAGTCGCACTTTATTCAAACAAGAGTCACGCAAGCAAGTACCACTCAAGCGTCTTCTCAAGGAATTATTAATTACGCTGCCGTTGCTCAAACCTTATCAGCGCTACTTGATTCGCCATTCTCAGTTAGGGCTTTTCCAAGGACAGGACTGTTACAGTGCATATTCACCTTTCTGTAAAACCTCTTATTGTGTATACGATATTCACACGAAAAAATCAGATCAAATTGATGCTGCCAGTCTTGATTTGAAAATCAAATCATTATCTAACGAGCAGCCTTTATTGATTTGTTATACAGGACGAGCTGCACAAATGAAAGGCCCCTTTGATTGGCTGCGAGTTATACATTATCTTTGCGAAGCTGGTGTTAACTTCCAAGCAACTTGGCTTGGTGATGGCCCACTTCTTGTTGATATGAAGTCACTCGCTAATGAATTGGGTATTACTGATCGCATCCATTTTGTTGGATTTGTTGATGACCGCAGTCAAATTTTGTCAACGATGAGAAAGCATCATATCTTTTTATTCTGTCACAAAACTCCAGAGTCACCTCGATGTTTAGTTGAGTCTTTAGTTTCTGGTTGTCCTATTGTTGGTTATAGCAGTCCCTATTCTCAAGGACTTTTATCAGAACATCAAGGTGGGGCATTAGTGCCGATGAATAATTGGCAGAAACTAGCCGAGTTAATAGTTGAACTCAACTCAAACCGAGCCAGATTAAGTGAGTTGATTCTAAAAGCTGCATTATCTGGTCAACCCTTTGATGAACAGGCAGTATTTCAACATCGAAGTGATTTAATCAAGCAACACTTATTGCCAGAACTTGTTAGCTCGATCTAA